In Phycisphaerales bacterium, one genomic interval encodes:
- a CDS encoding sulfotransferase has translation MIDRPIILLGTQRSSTTYMGGVFSEHPSLAYWSEPRHVWTWGNSYRKDDVLTASDVTPRIKRHIHKQFSRFVNDRGRARLIEKTPSNCLRISFIHEIFPDAIFIQIIRDGRSVIQSTKNIMSGGIPSRRIVQRALETPVWGWPAYMLPAMAALKRKITKQPLKFWGPRPSGWRQWLEDDPPHVVLARQWAGTITRAIEDGQALPSNQYFRYRYEEFVNGPRQIMERIFDVTQLESDPEIVDQVVSSVDPSRANKWREAIDQQTLDAIRPVMEPVLQRLGYDW, from the coding sequence ATGATTGATCGTCCAATCATCTTGCTGGGTACCCAGCGCTCGAGCACGACATACATGGGCGGAGTCTTTTCTGAGCATCCATCACTGGCCTATTGGTCAGAGCCACGTCATGTGTGGACCTGGGGCAATAGTTATCGTAAGGATGATGTTCTGACGGCCAGCGATGTGACACCTCGGATTAAGCGCCACATACACAAGCAATTCAGTCGCTTTGTCAATGATCGCGGACGAGCTCGTCTGATTGAGAAGACACCGAGCAACTGCCTACGTATCAGTTTCATTCATGAAATCTTTCCGGACGCGATTTTTATACAGATCATCCGTGATGGTCGCAGTGTCATTCAATCAACCAAGAACATTATGAGTGGCGGCATTCCAAGTCGCCGAATAGTTCAGCGTGCATTGGAGACACCGGTCTGGGGGTGGCCAGCTTATATGTTGCCTGCCATGGCAGCGCTCAAACGGAAAATTACCAAGCAGCCTTTGAAATTTTGGGGTCCAAGGCCTAGCGGCTGGCGTCAGTGGCTGGAAGATGATCCACCTCATGTCGTGCTGGCTCGACAGTGGGCGGGAACAATCACACGTGCAATTGAGGATGGGCAGGCGCTGCCATCGAATCAGTACTTTAGGTACCGTTATGAAGAATTCGTCAATGGTCCTCGCCAGATCATGGAACGTATTTTTGACGTGACACAATTAGAATCTGACCCAGAAATAGTTGATCAGGTTGTTTCAAGCGTTGATCCCAGTCGCGCCAATAAGTGGCGAGAGGCAATAGATCAACAGACGCTCGACGCCATCAGACCGGTCATGGAGCCTGTGCTTCAGCGGCTCGGATACGATTGGTAA
- a CDS encoding CRTAC1 family protein — MRLPKSRPALLLGGMFLILTGCTEDQLSKNTVRSPHTDSDMISGTENLSAANRREFEAIAQELYTAEGGFFERGAVIRIRENRDAIKGNLAQYSVLTRQLILQLLQDGQVEAAIEEVDALFEKFEDNPKFLQDNPQLHQLRGLAYLRLAEVENCVNRHNADCCLFPLAAGGVHSVDEPAAQAKAAYLDHLEQDPENLRSRWLLNIASMALGEQSKGIPSRQQIPVDTYDSEHQIERFPDVAPRLGLDEFNLCGGCIVDDFNGDRLLDVVTSTIDPSGAMTFNVNNGDGTFSDISKHSNLSQQLGGLNIIGADYDSDGDVDILVLRGAWLFDEGRIRNSLLRNDGYGVFKDVTHEVGLAMPASPTQAAVFGDFNNDGHVDLYVANESRADHTYFPPEEATGGSYPSQMFQNRGDGTFRDVSIMAGVTNDRYAKGATAGDYDNDGDLDLYVSNLGRNRLYRNNGNMTFTDIAEEVGVQGPIGRSFVPWFFDYDNDGWLDLFVTAYDAKLEDLAADYLGQPHSGASPALYRNNADGTFSNQTVQAGIDRPLLPMGANFGDLDNDGYLDMYLTTGNPSYESIMPNVMLRNDAGRGFQDVTRAGGFGHLQKGHGVAFADIDNDGDQDVYHQVGGFYPGDAFHNALFLNPGNEQAYLTVHLIGIESNRSAYGARIQVDLDAPSGARTLHRAVGSVSSFGGSPRRQEIGLGDATAIGRLTVTWPSSGQQQEFTDVPINAMIEITEGDSVLKLIEPKIIDF; from the coding sequence GAAGATCAGCTGTCAAAGAACACCGTCAGATCGCCACATACTGATTCCGATATGATTTCCGGTACTGAAAATTTATCGGCAGCGAATCGAAGAGAATTTGAGGCCATTGCCCAAGAACTCTACACCGCGGAAGGTGGATTTTTTGAACGTGGCGCAGTAATTAGGATCAGAGAAAACCGGGATGCCATCAAAGGTAATCTCGCTCAGTATTCCGTTTTGACTCGCCAACTCATTCTACAGCTGCTCCAAGATGGCCAGGTTGAAGCTGCAATCGAAGAAGTTGATGCACTCTTTGAAAAGTTTGAGGACAATCCCAAGTTTCTGCAAGACAACCCCCAGCTGCATCAGCTTCGTGGCTTGGCTTACCTTCGGCTTGCGGAGGTTGAAAACTGTGTGAATCGCCATAATGCCGACTGCTGTCTTTTTCCATTGGCAGCTGGAGGTGTGCATAGCGTTGATGAGCCAGCGGCTCAAGCGAAGGCGGCTTACCTTGACCACCTCGAGCAGGATCCAGAGAATCTTCGTTCTCGATGGCTTTTGAATATTGCAAGCATGGCCCTCGGTGAACAGTCCAAGGGCATCCCCAGTCGCCAGCAGATTCCAGTTGATACCTATGATTCTGAACATCAGATTGAACGCTTCCCAGATGTTGCGCCGAGGCTTGGTCTTGATGAATTTAACCTTTGTGGTGGTTGCATTGTTGATGATTTCAATGGCGATCGGCTGCTCGATGTTGTGACATCTACCATTGATCCCTCTGGGGCAATGACCTTTAATGTGAATAATGGTGATGGCACATTTTCTGACATTTCAAAACACTCAAATCTTAGTCAGCAGCTTGGTGGTTTGAACATCATTGGCGCGGACTATGATAGTGACGGAGATGTTGACATTCTCGTTCTGCGCGGCGCGTGGCTGTTTGATGAAGGTCGAATTCGAAACTCACTATTACGTAATGATGGTTATGGCGTCTTCAAAGATGTGACTCATGAAGTCGGCCTTGCAATGCCAGCGAGCCCAACCCAGGCGGCTGTTTTTGGTGACTTTAATAATGATGGGCATGTTGACCTTTACGTTGCGAACGAGTCAAGAGCTGATCACACCTATTTTCCACCTGAAGAAGCAACGGGTGGCTCATATCCTTCACAGATGTTTCAGAATCGTGGCGATGGGACATTTCGAGATGTGTCCATTATGGCGGGTGTGACCAATGATCGTTATGCCAAGGGTGCTACTGCTGGTGACTATGACAACGATGGAGATCTCGATCTTTATGTCTCGAATCTGGGCCGTAATCGTCTCTATCGAAATAATGGAAACATGACATTCACTGATATTGCTGAAGAGGTTGGTGTTCAGGGGCCAATTGGGCGTAGCTTTGTTCCGTGGTTCTTCGACTATGACAATGACGGTTGGCTTGACTTGTTTGTTACCGCTTATGACGCCAAGCTGGAAGATCTTGCGGCTGATTACCTTGGTCAACCACATAGTGGCGCTTCGCCGGCACTTTATCGAAATAACGCTGATGGGACTTTCTCGAATCAGACTGTGCAGGCTGGCATCGATAGGCCATTGTTGCCAATGGGAGCAAACTTTGGTGATCTCGATAACGATGGTTATCTCGATATGTATTTGACGACAGGCAATCCAAGTTATGAGAGCATTATGCCCAATGTGATGTTGCGCAATGATGCGGGGCGTGGTTTTCAGGATGTTACTCGAGCGGGCGGATTTGGCCATTTGCAGAAAGGCCACGGTGTTGCTTTTGCTGACATTGATAACGATGGTGATCAAGATGTCTATCACCAGGTAGGGGGCTTCTATCCAGGTGATGCATTTCACAATGCCTTGTTTCTTAACCCTGGTAATGAGCAGGCATACCTAACCGTTCATCTCATTGGAATCGAAAGTAACCGCAGTGCCTATGGTGCTCGAATTCAAGTTGATCTAGACGCACCATCAGGTGCTCGTACTTTGCACCGGGCGGTTGGTTCAGTAAGCAGCTTTGGTGGTTCGCCCAGACGACAAGAGATTGGTCTCGGAGATGCAACAGCCATCGGTCGGTTAACGGTGACATGGCCGAGTTCTGGTCAACAGCAAGAATTCACAGATGTGCCGATCAATGCAATGATCGAGATTACCGAAGGCGACAGTGTCTTGAAGCTGATTGAACCAAAAATCATCGATTTCTAA